The DNA window GTGAAGAAGGACTGTCCCTAAGCTGCGGCTTAGGCAATAATTTGTAGAAGCATCCTCCTAGCAACGCAAAGTCTTGGCTGAATCGGCAAAGGCCTCGTGTGTCCTAGGGCAAACAAGGGCGCGATCGCCGAGATTTCCGGGCTGGCATCAATTAATTAAAGAGATGCCGTTATCCGTAGAAATGCCCAGCCAGGCTGAGACAATCGCTACCGGTTTACAAGTTGTGATTTTGAACACAGGTGATATAGCCACAGCCACCGTGCTCAAAAGGTCACTATTTTAGTAGAAATGAAGAGCCGCCCTAGCCTATAGCCTTTACTTAGGGTGAGACTGTCCTAACCGATCTGGCGTTAGACTGAATTAGCCATCTCCCGCGCTGCTTCTCGCAGCCGCTCCACATCGCGTAGGGGAGGGTTACCAAAGAGCCGCTTATACTCTCGGTTAAAGTGCGAGGCATCGTCGTACCCCACTTGGTAGGCCGCACTGCTAGCATCCAGGTTTTGCCCCAGCATTAGACGGCGGGCCTCTTGGAGCCGCAACTGCTTTTGGAACTGCAATGGACTCATGGCCGTGACCGATTTGAAGTGATGGTGAAAGCCTGAAACGCTCATACCCAACTCGCGGGCAACGTCTTCAATCCGCAGCGGCTGGTTAAAGTCTTTCCGCAGGCGATCGACCGCTTTAGCAATGTGGTGGGTGTGGCCTCTCAAAACGGCAATCTGACGCAGCCGCTTCCCTTGCTCTCCTATCAGCAGCCGGTAGATAATCTCCCGCTTAATCAGGGGTACGAGCACAAGCGCTTCAGCTGGGGAATCGAGCAGCCTGACGAGCCGCACGGTGGCATCTAACAGATCTGTATCTAATGGACTGACATCGATCGCTTTGACACTCACTCCCCTCTGGGCTGAGGGATAGCCTGCCTCAACCATGACTGAGCCCACCAGGGTGGGGTCGAGATCCAGACGAAGCCCCAGGTACGGTTTTTCCTGGGTTGCTTCTAAAATTCGGCTGGCAATCGGCAGTTCGACCGTCCCCAGCAAATAATGCATCGGGTCGTACTGATAGCGATCGCTGCCCAACAGCACTTCTTTACTGCCCTGAGCAATGACACAAAAGGACGGAATTGAGACACTGTGCAAGCACTTTGAAGGGAAGGAGGTGCGATAGAAGAACAATCCTTTCAGCGGCTCGATCACGCCATCGTGAGCAATCGCCCCTGCAATTCGCTCAGTCAGTTCCTCTCGGTCGGCTTGCGATCGCGCCACCTCGCGCCTTGCCTGTGGGTTGTTGATTAAAGCTCGATTAGACTTTTCACTCGTTCTTGCCGCGTTCATTTCTAATGCCCTTCAAATCAACTTCTAGACCATCGAGGTCTAAAAAGGGGTGGCCACTAAGCCTCTATAAGAATCTAGCGTGACTTAGGTGGAAGCTAGTGCAAGTTTGCAGGATTGTACAACCATCCTAGACGATTGTCCTATGGCTTGCCTTTCAGGATGCCTAGAATGTGGTTAAAGCGATGAAGAGCAATTCCGGCTGCTTGTAAGCGTCTGGATTTCTATTCAAGAGAAAGCTCAAGTTTGTTTAGTCAAGCGCTTCTCACGATCGCACGAGAAGCATCATCAAATTCGCAGCGGCCCGCTGCGGAAAAGTTTTGCATGGGCGTTGCACCCATATGGAGGAACAGCAATGAAACGACTCACAATACCTGCCATAACATTTTCCCTATTGGCTTTAGGGTTGGCGCAGGCAGGGCATGCCCAAGCTCCATCGGGCGATCGCCCACAGAGTGTAGAAATCATGCGGAACGGTTCGCAGCCTTTCGCTGAAGGCTCAGCCGACTATTTCACGGGTTCTGTAAGCATTAATCCTCTTTTTCCAGTACACGAGCCGTCACGGGCATCTGGCGCAAATGTTGCCTTTGAGCCTGGTGCTCGCACCGCATGGCACACGCATCCTTTGGGGCAAACCCTGATTGTGACGGATGGAATTGGCTGGGTTCAGCAGTGGGGCGAACCAATTCAGGAAATTAGACCTGGTGATGTCGTCTGGATTCCACCCGGCGTAAAACACTGGCACGGCGCTACCGCCACGACAGCCATGACTCATATTGCCATTCAGGAGGCGCTCAACGGCAGCCCTGTGGACTGGATGGAACAGGTCAGCGACGAGCAATACCAAGCACCCATATGAAGTGAAGTAACGCTTCGTGATTGATCGGGTTTCGCTGAACGCAAAGGCATTGAACCGAAGCTAAACCCACCAAGTAAAACCACGGATTGAGAACCAATGAAACACCGCATTTTCATACCAACTCTCTTGATGAGTGCAATCGCAACGGCGGCATTCGCACTCGATAAAACACACGTATTGGGTCAGAGCCCCCAAGCACCTGTGCAGCAGTCTGGTGTGGTAGAGGGGGCAGACAATTTCTATCAAAGTGACCAGGTGACTATGCAAAAAGTTACGTTCAAAAACCAGTACAACATGCAGGTTGTTGGGAATCTCTTCATTCCTAAAGACTTGGATCAAAACACTAATCATCCGGCCATTGTTGTTGGGCACCCCATGGGCGCGGTCAAAGAACAGAGTTCAAATCTGTATGCTCAAAAGCTGGCTGAGCGGGGATTCATCACCTTGTCCCTCGATTTGTCCTTCTGGGGCGAGAGTGAAGGGCAGCCCCGCAACGTTGTTGCACCAGATATTTATGCTGAAGATTTCAGTGCGGCAGTCGATTTTCTGGGCACCCAGCCAATCGTTGACAGAGAGCGAATTGGCGTTCTGGGGATTTGCGGCAGCGGTAGCTTCGTCGTCAGCGCCGCCAAGATTGACCCGCGCATGAAGGCGATCGCAACGGTCAGCATGTATGACATGGGGGCCGTCAACCGTGATGGGCTGAGACATTCTGCGACCCTCGAACAGAGGAAGGAAGTTATTGCAGCGGCGGCTGGGCAACGCTACGCGGAGTTCACAGGTGGAGAGACCGAATACACAAGCGGCACCGTGCATCAACTGAATGAAAACTCCACCGCGATCGAGCGTGAGTTTTATGACTTCTACCGCACTTCCAGGGGCGAATACACCCCCGAAGGCTCGTCGCCGCAACTAACAACCCATCCGACCCTGACCAGTAACGTCAAGTTTCTGAACTTCTACCCGTTCAATGACATTGAGACGATTTCGCCTCGTCCCATGCTGTTCATCACCGGCGACAATGCCCATTCAAAAGAGTTCAGCGAAGACGCCTATCAACGCGCCGCCGAACCAAAGGAACTCTACATCGTGCCAAACGCGGGACATGTCGATTTGTACGATCGCGTGAACCTGATCCCGTTCGATAGGCTTGCGTCCTTTTTCAATCAGCACCTCAGTCAGTAAGCCAAAAACTGTCGTTTTAATGCAGGAGAAAATATGCTGTCTAACTTGAATGGAAGCTTCACAGGAAAAGTTGCGTTTGTGACTGGAGCAGCAAGCGGTATTGGTCGCGAGACGGCGCTGGCATTTGCCCGTGAAGGCGTTAAGGTCGTAGCTGCTGACATTTCTGAACAGGGTAATCAAGAAACGGTACACCTAATCGAAAATCAGGGCGGACAGGCGATCGCTGTCCAGTGCAACATAACACGAAGCGAAGACGTAAAGGCAGCTTTGGATAAGACCGTTGAGGCTTTTGGTCGGTTGGACTTCGCCTTCAACAATGCAGGTATCGAGCCAAGAAATCCGGCTCCGACTGCGGAGTATGACGAGGAGGAGTGGAACCGGATCATCGACATCAACCTGCGCGGCGTTTTCCTATGCATGAAGCACGAGATCCCGCTAATTCTTGAGCAGGGAGGCGGTGCGATCGTCAACACCTCATCTGGGGCTGGAATCATCGGCATCAAGGGCAGTCCTGCATACACTGCCGCGAAGCACGGGGTGATTGGTCTTACCAAGGCGGCAGCCCTCGACTACGCCGCGCAGAACATCCACATCAACGCCGTCTGTCCCGGCTACATTGACACCCCGATGATGGGTCGGTTCACGGGTGGCACGGACGAAGGGCGATCGCAGGTCATTGCGGAGGAGCCGATTGGACGGATGGGCAAGCCTGAGGAGATTGCAGCGGCTGTCGTCTGGCTGTGCTCGGACGCGGCGGCCTTCGTGGTTGGGCACGCGATGGTCATCGATGGTGGACAAACGGTGCAGTGATGTTTGTCGCCAACCTGATGCGCGGCTGCAAGAGATCCAAGACCATGAGGCGCTGTCTAAGTCTACGGACGGTTCGTTCTAGCGATCGCGACGTCTGGCTGCTGGCCCAAAAGCCCTGGAGTGTGCCAATTCCAGGCATCACGAAGCTACATCACTTAGAGGAAAACATCGGGTCGTCGCCTTCGAACTCAAGCCTGACGATCTGTGCGCTATTGAGACCGCCACCAACAAGATCACGGTGTAAGGGGCTCAGTATTCTGAAAAATTAGAGCATATCACCGGTTACCAAACGGCAAAGATGGTTCCTTAGATGCTTTTTTGGAACCTGCTAATGCCGTATAGAAACAAAGCAACCTCATCAATACGCAACTAATAGTAGAGATAAATCCATGACCACAAATGTACTTGGCTACGCCGCAAAGTCTGCTACAGATGATCTAGCCCCCTATCGCTTTACCCGTCGTGACCCCCGTGCTGACGATGTGGCGATCGAAATTCTTTACTGTGGCGTCTGTCACTCTGACTTGCACACGGCTCGCAATGACTGGGGGGGAACTATGTACCCAGTGGTGCCCGGCCACGAAATCATTGGTCGCGTGGTCGGCGTGGGGGCAGAGGTGACACGGTTCAAGCTTGGCGATCACGTCGGTGTCGGCTGTATGGTCGATTCTTGCCAGCACTGTGCACCCTGCAAACAGGGGTTAGAGCAATATTGCGAGGGGCCTGCCACGTTTACCTACAACGGCAGCGATCGCCAAGATCACACGCCCACCTTTGGCGGTTACTCCCAGAACATCGTCGTGTCAGATAAGTTTGTGCTGCAAATTCCCGACGGGCTCGACCTCAAAGGGGCCGCGCCGTTGCTGTGCGCCGGAATCACCACTTGGTCACCCCTGCGTCACTGGCAGGTGGGTGAGGGTAGCCGGGTGGCTGTTGTTGGTCTTGGCGGTTTGGGGCACATGGCGCTGAAACTGGCCAAGGGCTTGGGCGCAGATGTCACGCTGTTTACCCGTTCCCCCGGCAAGGAGGAAGATGCCCGCCGTCTGGGAGCAGATCACATCGTGATCTCTACCGACGAAGCGCAAATGAAAGCCGTAGAGGGACAGTTCGACTTGATTATTGATACCGTACCCATTGAGCACGATCTCAACCCTTATCTGCCAGCGCTGGCGCTTGATGGCACGCTAGTACTGGTTGGTTTTTTGGGGAATTTGATGCCGACGTTAAACACGGTGCCGCTGATTATGGGGCGGAAGACGGTGGCGGGGTCGCTCATTGGCGGCATTGCCGAAACCCAGGAAATGCTCAATTTCTGTGGTGACCAGGGCATTACTTCAGATGTGGAAGTGATCGACATTCAAGATATCAATCAAGCCTATGAACGCATGCAGAAAAGCGACGTGAAGTACCGGTTTGTGATCGATATGGCTTCCTTGAAGGACTAATACGCAATCGGTCAATCTAAATTAGATCGCCGTAGTTCATCCCTAACTAGCTTAGCCCCTACCCAAAAACCTGCCGCCATACTGCCTAAAAACAAAGACGTGGTATTGACAGCAACCAGCGGATTGAACTGGGGCTTGTGTTCGGCAATTAAAGTGCGCGAGGGATGCTCTGGGTCATACCAAACGGTGACGGTTTGACCGCGCCAGAAGGCGGGGTTTAGCCTATTACTTCGGCGGCGATCGCCAGAGGGAGTTGTTTCTACGCAAGCGCTGCTGACCTCATGAGCTTGCTCAGTGCGATCGCTAAAGCGAATCACTGGGCAAGACGTGATGCTTCTAGAACTGCTGGAGGTTGCGGATTGCTCCGAATTGTCTACCTGCACCACTGTGGCTGAGGCCGAAAGCCAGTTCCTGTAAGCCAAGTTGTCCACCGATGCTGAGAGAGAAACAATAGCCACAAAGACCGTCAACACAGTCATCATCCCACCACCAGAATTGAAGGCAGCGAGGCTAAGAACCAGCAGTAGCTTACGCACAACTTCTCAACGTAAAGTACGATATTCAAGCCTATTGGGCGTTTTTTTCTTCAGCTCTTCAATTCTCGTTCTTTTGCCTACACAGCCACGGTTCTAGGCTGTTTCATGTTTGTGAGAAGAAAGCTATGTCACAGCTTCGCCCCCCGCCCCCCAATTCTGAGGGAATCTGAAACCCCCAAAGTCGGGGGTTTGGGGGCAAAAGCTCATATAGGCAATACTCCTTTTCAACCATGAAACAACCTTGTGGTTCTCCTCTTCTAAGCCTTGGGAGAACCCAGCGGTCCCAGCAGCAAAAACGGCCAGGGCAGCTCTAGATCGGGTACCAGCTCAGCATAGGGTCGAAGCCCTGGCACCGCGTAGGGCAGCACAAACCGCAGCGACCTGAGCGATGCCGGCCGGTTGCCCTCGGCATCGACTGCGCCGTACTCCCTGGCTAGTTCAGCAACAATTTGCACCTGCCCGGTGCGGCGTAGCAGGTTGCGATCGCCCGCTAGCGCCGCAATTACCCGGCCAGTGAGCAGTGGTGTTTCCCAGTTGTAGTGGTCGGGTGTTGAACCATCTTCCCCAGTGCTAGAAGGTTGACCATTCCCTAGCCCCATCTCAGCGGCAAACTGGGTCATTAGCTCAGTGCCGACGATGCCCGGCCAAACCGAGAGCGAGGTCACCTGGTGGGGTTTGAGTTCTACTGCCATGTCTGCGGCCAGGCGATCGCAGGCTGCTTTGCCCACCCCATAGGGCACCCCAAAAATGTACGACAACCCGCCCCACGACGACAGGGTGCAGATTAGCCCCCGCCGCTGCGGCACCATCAGTCGAGCGGCATAGACGCTGGCCAGGTAGTGGCTCCGCAGTCCCACGGCGTTGCACGCATCCCAAAACTCAGCGGGGTCAACCTCCCAAAAGGGCTTGCCGTAGGCGGACTTGAGCGCCGACACCCCAGCATAGGCGTTGTTTACCAGCAGATCGAGCTGGCCATTTTGGTCGGTTTGAATGCGATCGAAGAGGGCTTTGACCTGGTCATCGTCGCTGTGGTCTACCTGTACCGGAATCGCCGTTCCGCCCGCCTGGTTCACCGCCGCCGCAGTTTCTTCTAACGACCCCATCGAGTCGGTCGAGGCAGTGAGGGTGCGCCCGGTGATATAAACTACCGCTCCAGCTTCCCCCAGTCCAGTGGCAATGCCCTTCCCCAACCCCCTAGTGGCCCCAGTCACCACCGCCACCTGTCCGTCTAGCCGTGCCATAGATATCTCCTAATTAAACCGGCGACTTGCAGCCTGTAACAGAGCGATCGCCTAACCGGCCATCCCCAACGTAGCTGCGAGTCAGCTATCGGTTCCAACAACTTTGTTCTAACAGCCCCACCGCCTGTGGGTAAGCCCCGGAAGAATCGCAGCCGGGCAATAGTTACTTATTTAGACAGAAGCATCAGCTCCTCTAATTAGATAACCTATGGCCATAAACGGCGTCGGCTTAGATGTCGGCCCTACCCAATTCAATTGTGAAACTATGTTTGTTAAAGACGCCCAAGATCAAACGTTAATTAAAGTACTCGACGTCACTGACTTAATTGATCCGCAGAACAACCAGATTCAGGGTCAGCAGCAGGCTGGTGAAGAAGAACAGCCACCCCAAGCCTACGAAAAATCGCGCCTTCAGTTTCCCTCTGGCGAGGCCCTACCCGAGTGCTGGACCAACCCAGACTACAAACTGCAACAGAGCCCAACCCCCCAGGCATAGCCAATCCGTTGCACCAGAGCACGGATATATTTCGATCGCGATTCCTCCACCCCCCAAGAGGGTGGCCCTCATCTTGTCCCCCAGCAATCGCTCTCTAACCTATGCACCGCCTTGAGCACAGCAAAACTACCCTTCGGGGCATTTTGGCCGTCTGCATAATAGTGGCAGGGGTTTTGCATTTCGCCCAGCCAGAGCCGTTCATTCGGATCGTGCCGGACTTTTTGCCTGCCCCGGCTGCTCTGGTCTACATCAGTGGCGTGATCGAAATTATGTTGGGCATTGGCCTGTTGGTGCCCGCCCTACGTCAAGCTTCGGCATGGGGGCTGGTTGCATTATTTATTGCGGTGTTTCCGGCCAACCTCAACATGGCCATCAATCACATTGAAATCCAGGGCATCCCCAACACCTGGTGGTTTCAGGCAATTCGATTGCCGTTTCAGTTTGTGTTGATTGCCTGGGCCTATTGGTATACTCGCCCAGAGCAACCGCAAACTTCTCAGTAATCATTTCGGTTGTTTACTGGCATTGCGTGCAGCGTTAGGGCCGATGGCACTGAAATATTTTTTATGCGAGGCGTCACCCCCGCTGGAGGCATTCTAAAGAACAGAATTTGGCTTTGCCCCCACCCTCCAACAGCTTGTTTTCAGCCTTGAGAACGAGCTAGTAGGAGAAAAATCTTTCTTGGGGGCGATTGAGGTGCTCCTACAGCGCTGATAATCTTAAGCAATCAAATTAGGTAATAAGCTATTCTTCCAAGTCCAGAGTTGACTTATACCGTTTGGACTGTGATGGTGGGTGAAACAGGGTGTCTTGACGCCGGTTGGCGGCGATTGCGCCCCAGTCAAAATTTTCACCGCCTAAATCTGCCCTAGACGCAGCGCCAAACATTTGCGTGGCCCGCAGCGACGGCATCTTTAATATACGAATTCACGTTTGGGGTCTCTATGCAAACTCGTCGAAGGCAACCTTCTAATGACTGGACTAAAGGGTCAAAGGGCATAGCCAGTTTTTTTGTGCTCTTTTTAGCCGTTGGCTTTTTGCTGTACCAGCTTTCTTCTAGCGTGCTGTTTGCCATGAGTTACTCCTCTGGCGCTGGAGCCCGAAGTCTTGCTGCAGCACTATTTCCGTTAACAGTCTTAATTTATCTGGGGTTCATTGCGCGAATTCAAATCCCTACTCGGGAGAGTCGCGCTCCCATTATTAACAGCTTTATCGTCTTCCTGTTGTGGACGATGCTGGTACTCGGTGTTGATATTACTAATGAAACCGCTTATTTTCCAATCGAAGAACTGCTCTACTCCCTGACTTTGGCCGCCATGCTCTGGCGCTACAAATATCGAGGCCAATTTAAAGCGTTGGTGGCCTGTTGCTATGGCGTTTTGGCTGGGACGATGGCAGCGGTAATTGTGTTTGGCATCAACCCTGCCGCTATGTAGGGTTTTAGAGGGCGTCTGATACGCGTTTCCTGTAGCTTTAGTCTCCTGCTGCTCCCCTCTGCTTCCCTTAAGCGAAGAGCTTCCTAATAACCCTTAAAAGGTGTACTAGGGAGCTCTTCGCTTTTACTGCCCAAAGTAGGGCTTTTCAACCGTCCTCTTAAAACTGACGGCGCGAGAAAATTAGGATTGATACTGACAGCAGTAGCGCTGTGTAAAGTAAGCCGTAGAGGGCATGGCCAAAAAGCTCTGGAGGGGTGGGCAATAGTTCTATGCCGTAGGCGGCGGCATTGCGCAGGTTGAGGCGTTCTAGGTCGGGCAGCACCAGGTATAGGACGTTGGTGAGCCGCTGCACTGCTGGGGTTTCGCTGAGTTTGCCAAAGGCTACCAAGTCCTGGCTCAGGTGGCCCATCAAATACACCGCAAAGGTGAGCATTGTGGCCAGTAGCGAACTGGTGAATACTCCAAATACGATGGCTACGGCCACCAGCAGCGCCGCTTCCAAAGTTGTAAAGAGCAGCGCTAGCACCAGGCTCCCCAACGAAAAGGGCACGCCGCTAGCGGCCAACACCAGCACAAAAATCGCTCCGAGGGCCGCGATCAGCACCGCCAGCACCGCCGTGAGGCCCAAATGCTTGCCCACGATAAACTCGGCTCGACTGACGGGCTTGGCAATCAGTACCAGCACCGTGCGCTTTTCGATTTCTTTGTTGATGAGCCCAGTGCCCACAAACACAGCCACCACCACGCTCAGCAGGTGAATGCTCGCCAGACCCAGGTCCATCAAAATTTTGTTTTCGGCCCCAGCAGAAATGTCGGGCAGCAGCACCCGAGCGATCACTAGCAACAGGGCGAACAGGGCCACCAGGTACAGAATGCGATCGCGAATTACCTCTAAAAACACGGTGCGGGCAATGACCCCTATCCGCGATAGCACCATTGGCTTAACCACTTCTGTACCTCTCAAAATTAGCCTTGCTGTTGTGTGCCCCTAGGATGCCCAGCCTGCCGCGGCGTTTGCAGGTCGCAGGTGAGGGTAGACCACTGAGTGTTGGTGTACCCGGGCGTGGCGTTTTCAGTGTCTACTAGGCCGCCTCGGTTGACTGGCATCAGTAAGCAGGTTTTTTCTAGGTAGTAGCCGTTTTGGTTGGCGGCTGGCCCTGACCAAATTGCCCACAGCTTAAGGGTGTAGCCATCGGCGTTAGACAGGGGCTGAAAATCGAGCCGCCACAGCGAATTTTCTAAGGAGGCGCCGCGACCCATCTGGGATTGTACCCGCCGTTGCAGAGCCTGACGCTGGCCTTCAAGGTTGAGTAGCCATCGCTCTACAGAGGGCCAGGGCTTGTTGTCGATCTGCTCCCGCAGCACTTCTTCGGCAATGGTGAGGTGGGTGACCCCGGCGGGCAGGGCCACCTCCTGGCCCGGAAAGCGGTAGACAAAGGCGCTGTTGTCAACGCTGTCGGCCACTAGGCTGGGGTAGTCGCGCACCCAGGATTGAATGCGGAAGTAGAACTGAAACCAGCTGCTAAACAGCAGGCTGAGGCAAAACAGCAGCGCCAACTGCTGGCGTACCATCGGCGGCGGCGTTTTTAGGTCAAAATCCCAGCTCAATAGACTGGGCACAGCAATTACCGCAAAGGACACTAGGGGCCAGGATACCAGGGCGGGCTGTAACCAACGCCCGCCCCACGACCCAAACAAAAAGATGCATATAATGGCCCCCGATACCCAGGGGGCAACGGGAATGCCAAAAAATCGGACTTTATTGGCCTCTAGCGCCCAACCTACCCCCAGGGCTAAGCAGATCCAGCTGATGGTGGCCAGCAGCCCTACAGTAAAGGGTGTAGCTGCCAAAAGGCGCGCTAGCAGCGACATGAGCCACGAAAACAAGCTCATGTAGATGACGGTTTGCCAGGAAAAGTAGCGCGGCGGCAGCACCGCTTGCCACAGTTCAACCAAGGTCTGACGCAAAAAACCGAAAAAACCTACCATCCCAGTACTCCGCTCTGGTTGATCAGCAGTAGCAGCACCAAGATGGCGGTAAAGCTAG is part of the Leptolyngbya subtilissima AS-A7 genome and encodes:
- a CDS encoding NAD(P)-dependent alcohol dehydrogenase, with the translated sequence MTTNVLGYAAKSATDDLAPYRFTRRDPRADDVAIEILYCGVCHSDLHTARNDWGGTMYPVVPGHEIIGRVVGVGAEVTRFKLGDHVGVGCMVDSCQHCAPCKQGLEQYCEGPATFTYNGSDRQDHTPTFGGYSQNIVVSDKFVLQIPDGLDLKGAAPLLCAGITTWSPLRHWQVGEGSRVAVVGLGGLGHMALKLAKGLGADVTLFTRSPGKEEDARRLGADHIVISTDEAQMKAVEGQFDLIIDTVPIEHDLNPYLPALALDGTLVLVGFLGNLMPTLNTVPLIMGRKTVAGSLIGGIAETQEMLNFCGDQGITSDVEVIDIQDINQAYERMQKSDVKYRFVIDMASLKD
- a CDS encoding alpha/beta hydrolase is translated as MKHRIFIPTLLMSAIATAAFALDKTHVLGQSPQAPVQQSGVVEGADNFYQSDQVTMQKVTFKNQYNMQVVGNLFIPKDLDQNTNHPAIVVGHPMGAVKEQSSNLYAQKLAERGFITLSLDLSFWGESEGQPRNVVAPDIYAEDFSAAVDFLGTQPIVDRERIGVLGICGSGSFVVSAAKIDPRMKAIATVSMYDMGAVNRDGLRHSATLEQRKEVIAAAAGQRYAEFTGGETEYTSGTVHQLNENSTAIEREFYDFYRTSRGEYTPEGSSPQLTTHPTLTSNVKFLNFYPFNDIETISPRPMLFITGDNAHSKEFSEDAYQRAAEPKELYIVPNAGHVDLYDRVNLIPFDRLASFFNQHLSQ
- a CDS encoding SDR family NAD(P)-dependent oxidoreductase, yielding MARLDGQVAVVTGATRGLGKGIATGLGEAGAVVYITGRTLTASTDSMGSLEETAAAVNQAGGTAIPVQVDHSDDDQVKALFDRIQTDQNGQLDLLVNNAYAGVSALKSAYGKPFWEVDPAEFWDACNAVGLRSHYLASVYAARLMVPQRRGLICTLSSWGGLSYIFGVPYGVGKAACDRLAADMAVELKPHQVTSLSVWPGIVGTELMTQFAAEMGLGNGQPSSTGEDGSTPDHYNWETPLLTGRVIAALAGDRNLLRRTGQVQIVAELAREYGAVDAEGNRPASLRSLRFVLPYAVPGLRPYAELVPDLELPWPFLLLGPLGSPKA
- a CDS encoding DUF3592 domain-containing protein; translated protein: MTVLTVFVAIVSLSASVDNLAYRNWLSASATVVQVDNSEQSATSSSSRSITSCPVIRFSDRTEQAHEVSSACVETTPSGDRRRSNRLNPAFWRGQTVTVWYDPEHPSRTLIAEHKPQFNPLVAVNTTSLFLGSMAAGFWVGAKLVRDELRRSNLD
- a CDS encoding ABC transporter permease produces the protein MVKPMVLSRIGVIARTVFLEVIRDRILYLVALFALLLVIARVLLPDISAGAENKILMDLGLASIHLLSVVVAVFVGTGLINKEIEKRTVLVLIAKPVSRAEFIVGKHLGLTAVLAVLIAALGAIFVLVLAASGVPFSLGSLVLALLFTTLEAALLVAVAIVFGVFTSSLLATMLTFAVYLMGHLSQDLVAFGKLSETPAVQRLTNVLYLVLPDLERLNLRNAAAYGIELLPTPPELFGHALYGLLYTALLLSVSILIFSRRQF
- a CDS encoding AraC family transcriptional regulator yields the protein MNAARTSEKSNRALINNPQARREVARSQADREELTERIAGAIAHDGVIEPLKGLFFYRTSFPSKCLHSVSIPSFCVIAQGSKEVLLGSDRYQYDPMHYLLGTVELPIASRILEATQEKPYLGLRLDLDPTLVGSVMVEAGYPSAQRGVSVKAIDVSPLDTDLLDATVRLVRLLDSPAEALVLVPLIKREIIYRLLIGEQGKRLRQIAVLRGHTHHIAKAVDRLRKDFNQPLRIEDVARELGMSVSGFHHHFKSVTAMSPLQFQKQLRLQEARRLMLGQNLDASSAAYQVGYDDASHFNREYKRLFGNPPLRDVERLREAAREMANSV
- a CDS encoding SDR family oxidoreductase, producing MLSNLNGSFTGKVAFVTGAASGIGRETALAFAREGVKVVAADISEQGNQETVHLIENQGGQAIAVQCNITRSEDVKAALDKTVEAFGRLDFAFNNAGIEPRNPAPTAEYDEEEWNRIIDINLRGVFLCMKHEIPLILEQGGGAIVNTSSGAGIIGIKGSPAYTAAKHGVIGLTKAAALDYAAQNIHINAVCPGYIDTPMMGRFTGGTDEGRSQVIAEEPIGRMGKPEEIAAAVVWLCSDAAAFVVGHAMVIDGGQTVQ
- a CDS encoding DoxX family protein; the protein is MHRLEHSKTTLRGILAVCIIVAGVLHFAQPEPFIRIVPDFLPAPAALVYISGVIEIMLGIGLLVPALRQASAWGLVALFIAVFPANLNMAINHIEIQGIPNTWWFQAIRLPFQFVLIAWAYWYTRPEQPQTSQ
- a CDS encoding DUF5357 family protein — protein: MVGFFGFLRQTLVELWQAVLPPRYFSWQTVIYMSLFSWLMSLLARLLAATPFTVGLLATISWICLALGVGWALEANKVRFFGIPVAPWVSGAIICIFLFGSWGGRWLQPALVSWPLVSFAVIAVPSLLSWDFDLKTPPPMVRQQLALLFCLSLLFSSWFQFYFRIQSWVRDYPSLVADSVDNSAFVYRFPGQEVALPAGVTHLTIAEEVLREQIDNKPWPSVERWLLNLEGQRQALQRRVQSQMGRGASLENSLWRLDFQPLSNADGYTLKLWAIWSGPAANQNGYYLEKTCLLMPVNRGGLVDTENATPGYTNTQWSTLTCDLQTPRQAGHPRGTQQQG
- a CDS encoding (R)-mandelonitrile lyase — translated: MKRLTIPAITFSLLALGLAQAGHAQAPSGDRPQSVEIMRNGSQPFAEGSADYFTGSVSINPLFPVHEPSRASGANVAFEPGARTAWHTHPLGQTLIVTDGIGWVQQWGEPIQEIRPGDVVWIPPGVKHWHGATATTAMTHIAIQEALNGSPVDWMEQVSDEQYQAPI
- a CDS encoding acetyltransferase; the protein is MAINGVGLDVGPTQFNCETMFVKDAQDQTLIKVLDVTDLIDPQNNQIQGQQQAGEEEQPPQAYEKSRLQFPSGEALPECWTNPDYKLQQSPTPQA